CTCGCTTTCGCTCTGGGCCGACGCCATCGACTTTCTGGGTGACACGCTCAGCTACGCCATGACGCTGGCCGTGTTGGGCGCCGGGCTCGCCGCGCGCCTGCGCGTGGCGCGCATCAAGGCCTTGATGATGGGGGGCTTAGGCGTCGCCGTGTTGGCCCAGGCTCTGTGGCGCTTGGGCGCAGGCGCGGTGCCGGACGCCCCAGTGATGGGCGCCGTGGGCCTGGCCGCGTTGCTGGCCAATTTGGGTGTGGCCTGGGTGCTGTACCGCTATCGCGAGGGCGACGCGAATCTGCAGTCGGTGTGGCTGTGCTCGCGCAACGACGCCATCGGCAACCTGGCCGTGCTGGCCGCGGCGGCCGGGGTGTTTGGCACCGGCACGGCCTGGCCCGATCTGCTGGTGTCGGCGCTGATGGCGGGCCTGGGACTGCAGGCGGCGGTGGCCGTTTGGCGGCGCACCGCGCAGGAGCAAGCCCAGGAGCCATCCCACGCGCATTGATCCCGCTGGCGACAATGCCGGCATGGCCAAAGAAAAGACGATCTACACCTGCAGCGAATGCGGCGCCACCAGCGCCAAGTGGCTGGGCCGCTGCCCCGGCTGCGAGGCCTGGAACAGCCTGATCGAGGGCGTGGCTGAGCCCAGCGGCGGGGCGAAGAACCATCGCTTCCAGTCCCTGGCCAAGGCCAGCCCGGTGGCCACGCTGAGCGAGATCGAGGCGGTGGACACCGCGCGAACGCCCACGGGCATCGATGAACTGGATCGCGTGCTGGGTGGTGGCATCGTGGCCGGGGGCGTCAC
Above is a window of Inhella inkyongensis DNA encoding:
- a CDS encoding cation transporter; this translates as MGAHCCHTPATPASNPHLRRALWFALLVNGAMFGVEILAGLQAASLSLWADAIDFLGDTLSYAMTLAVLGAGLAARLRVARIKALMMGGLGVAVLAQALWRLGAGAVPDAPVMGAVGLAALLANLGVAWVLYRYREGDANLQSVWLCSRNDAIGNLAVLAAAAGVFGTGTAWPDLLVSALMAGLGLQAAVAVWRRTAQEQAQEPSHAH